One segment of Streptomyces sp. NBC_00576 DNA contains the following:
- a CDS encoding helix-turn-helix domain-containing protein produces MSEPRSAPTVGQVVLGRRLLDLRERAGLRREEAARILRVAPATVRRMEMAEVTLKIPYLQLLLKSYGVSDEEADAFVQLAEDANQPGWWQRFHDVLPGWFSMHVSLEGAASLIRQYEPHFVPGLLQTEEYAIGVLKSGAIGQTRPEDIERHVALRMERQGLLTREGAPRLWVVMDETVLRRPVGGPEVMRAQIDRLLEATNLPNVTIQVAPFSSGPHPGTYGPFVLFRFAVPELPDMVYSEYLTGAIYLDSRTEVATHLEVMDRMAAQSATAHRTKEILRDLRKEL; encoded by the coding sequence GTGAGCGAACCGCGGTCCGCGCCGACGGTCGGACAGGTCGTCCTCGGCCGGCGTCTGCTGGACCTGCGGGAGCGTGCGGGCCTGCGGCGCGAGGAGGCCGCACGCATCCTCCGGGTAGCCCCCGCCACCGTCCGCCGTATGGAGATGGCCGAGGTCACGCTCAAGATCCCGTACCTCCAGCTTCTCCTGAAGTCGTACGGCGTCTCGGACGAGGAAGCCGACGCGTTCGTCCAACTGGCCGAGGACGCCAATCAGCCCGGGTGGTGGCAGCGGTTCCACGACGTGCTGCCCGGCTGGTTCTCCATGCACGTCAGCCTGGAGGGCGCGGCGAGCCTCATCCGCCAGTACGAGCCCCACTTCGTCCCCGGACTGCTGCAGACCGAGGAGTACGCCATTGGTGTCCTGAAATCGGGCGCCATCGGCCAGACCAGACCCGAGGACATCGAGCGCCATGTCGCGCTGCGCATGGAACGCCAGGGACTGCTCACCCGTGAGGGTGCGCCCCGGCTGTGGGTCGTGATGGACGAGACCGTCCTGCGTCGCCCGGTGGGCGGCCCGGAGGTGATGCGTGCGCAGATCGACAGACTGCTCGAAGCCACGAACCTGCCCAACGTGACGATCCAGGTCGCCCCCTTCTCCTCGGGGCCGCACCCGGGCACGTACGGGCCCTTCGTGCTCTTCCGTTTTGCCGTGCCGGAACTCCCGGACATGGTCTACAGCGAGTACCTGACCGGCGCCATCTATCTGGATTCGCGCACCGAGGTGGCCACCCACCTGGAGGTCATGGACCGCATGGCGGCTCAGTCCGCTACAGCACATCGCACGAAGGAGATCCTCCGGGATCTCCGCAAGGAGCTCTGA
- a CDS encoding DUF397 domain-containing protein, giving the protein MPAGELGSEGWHKPWSGGNGGNCLEAMKLADGRIAVRQSTDPDGPALIYTTAEMLAFIEGAKAGEADFLLS; this is encoded by the coding sequence ATGCCCGCCGGTGAGCTGGGCAGTGAGGGCTGGCACAAGCCGTGGAGCGGCGGCAACGGCGGCAACTGCCTGGAGGCGATGAAGCTCGCCGACGGCCGGATCGCCGTCCGTCAGTCCACCGACCCGGACGGTCCGGCGCTGATCTACACCACGGCCGAGATGCTCGCCTTCATCGAGGGTGCTAAGGCCGGGGAGGCCGACTTCCTGCTCTCCTGA
- a CDS encoding SAM-dependent methyltransferase: MTGQHPIEIDTSKPHPARMYDWYLGGKDNYPVDEAMGRQMLALDARVPVMAKVNRAFMQRATRWLAGHGVRQFLDVGTGIPTEPNLHQIAQGIAPDARVVYCDNDPIVLVHAAALLRGSEEGVTEYLQADVRDPDAIIEGARKVLDFDRPVALSLVALLHFISDEDGAHDLVGRLLAALPAGSYLMMTHATADFSPEESAAATEKLKAAGVTLALRSRTEFARFFDGLDLVEPGVEVVDKWHPELGEPVPGQEDGVIPGYGAVGRTS, encoded by the coding sequence ATGACCGGGCAGCACCCCATCGAGATCGACACCAGCAAGCCTCATCCCGCGCGGATGTACGACTGGTACCTGGGTGGCAAGGACAACTACCCCGTCGACGAGGCGATGGGGCGGCAGATGCTCGCCCTCGACGCGCGCGTCCCGGTGATGGCGAAGGTCAACCGCGCCTTCATGCAGCGTGCCACGCGCTGGCTGGCCGGCCACGGCGTCCGGCAGTTCCTGGACGTCGGCACCGGTATCCCGACCGAGCCGAACCTCCACCAGATCGCCCAGGGCATCGCGCCCGACGCGCGGGTCGTCTACTGCGACAACGACCCCATCGTGCTGGTTCACGCGGCGGCCCTGCTGCGCGGTTCTGAGGAGGGCGTCACCGAGTACCTCCAGGCCGATGTGCGCGACCCGGACGCCATCATCGAGGGCGCGAGGAAGGTCCTGGACTTCGACCGGCCCGTCGCGCTCTCCCTCGTCGCCCTGCTGCACTTCATCTCCGACGAGGACGGCGCGCACGACCTGGTCGGCCGGCTGCTGGCCGCGCTGCCGGCCGGCAGCTACCTGATGATGACCCACGCGACCGCCGACTTCTCCCCGGAGGAGTCGGCGGCCGCGACGGAGAAGCTCAAGGCCGCCGGTGTCACCCTCGCTCTGCGATCTCGCACGGAGTTCGCCCGCTTCTTCGACGGCCTCGACCTGGTCGAGCCCGGCGTCGAGGTGGTCGACAAGTGGCATCCGGAGCTGGGAGAACCGGTCCCGGGCCAGGAGGACGGGGTGATTCCGGGGTACGGGGCGGTGGGCCGCACGTCCTGA
- a CDS encoding protein-tyrosine phosphatase family protein, producing MAVITAPPPPLPLLPTRRVVRRILRILGRVAIGYLALWATGALGILAVSHWVGEETPAPAGTHTVQGVHHFQRVDSQGLLWRGAAPSPAGYGALASLGITTVVDLRAEDLSAAQLAEPGKAGLNVVRLPIRDGQTPTARQVQRFLDVVASSSGPVFVHCGAGVGRTGTMAAAYLVQADKQSPSAAVRANLAVGPPSIEQIYYGLSLGKEKAEQPPLAVVAVSRLVDAPRRMLTWL from the coding sequence ATGGCTGTCATCACCGCTCCCCCGCCCCCACTGCCGCTGCTGCCCACCCGCCGTGTGGTCCGCCGGATCCTGAGGATCCTCGGCAGAGTCGCCATCGGCTATCTCGCACTGTGGGCCACCGGCGCGCTCGGCATCCTGGCGGTGTCGCACTGGGTCGGCGAGGAGACACCGGCGCCGGCGGGAACCCATACGGTCCAGGGCGTCCACCACTTCCAACGCGTGGACAGCCAGGGGCTGTTGTGGCGCGGAGCCGCGCCCTCACCGGCCGGTTACGGGGCACTGGCGAGTCTCGGCATCACCACCGTCGTCGATCTGCGCGCCGAGGACCTGAGCGCGGCCCAGCTCGCCGAACCGGGCAAGGCCGGGCTGAACGTCGTACGCCTGCCGATCCGTGACGGGCAGACGCCCACGGCGCGGCAGGTGCAGCGATTCCTCGACGTCGTCGCTTCGTCGTCCGGGCCGGTGTTCGTGCACTGCGGCGCCGGCGTGGGCCGTACGGGGACGATGGCGGCGGCGTATCTCGTCCAGGCCGACAAGCAGTCACCGTCGGCCGCGGTCCGAGCCAATCTCGCGGTCGGACCGCCCTCGATCGAGCAGATCTACTACGGGCTGAGTCTCGGCAAGGAGAAGGCGGAGCAGCCGCCGCTCGCCGTGGTCGCGGTCAGCCGGCTGGTGGACGCGCCGCGGCGCATGTTGACATGGCTGTGA
- a CDS encoding PEP/pyruvate-binding domain-containing protein, producing MTTLDERHGEGPRDGDDPRGGPVLNAVAAPGRPTAGAHGREAVPLDQPDAAVPLLAGSKAANLARAVGAGLPVLPGFVITHPVTNPEAHAPAGDLSDIPAGSWPALRHAWDTLSDGGERPLVVRSSSPQEDTQESSLAGRFASVLDVRGWADFRTAVRTVLDSAHRPDQPPAPMAVLVQPMLTARVGGVVFGADPVEGRADRMLVSAVRGGPDSLVSGEQAGTNYWLSLRGRMLRTEPADAEPLLGAFELRRLARLARRAREVFDGPQDIEFGFDDHGQLWLFQSRPITAMAARPPHGARLLGPGPVAETLPDQLEPLEEDLWVAPMARGLAAALDIGGMAPRHRLRALPVVTAVGGRAAADLRLLGAAPPRHRWLALLNPAPGGRRLAAAWRTGRLASALPGLAVDLVADVDRRLAETPPPADIPSTGLASTLRWTRTTLVALHAQEALAGALLHESPANRAGSSRTAAGAALTALADARAQGLPDELAVTAEPVVLALTAPSLRGRIRLPVSAAQEGGPDSTGGSPRAGNRPAPNPDRRAATAVRPFRHPVGKSAATAPMLPPREALRLRVRWVQELQVRLVREGARRLVVRGGLDDGARVGLLRWPEFMTALEGGPLPLDVRERQPLPVSAPLPDAFRVAEDGTVVAERSADPTGGGGRGVSGGRAAGTVWDGTGTPPADAVLVVRTLDPALAPLLPGLTGLVAQTGSPLSHLAVLAREFGLPAVVGVTDAVSRFPPGTRLTVDGTTGDVRTGVETGAEAGR from the coding sequence ATGACGACGCTCGATGAACGGCACGGCGAAGGTCCACGCGACGGGGACGACCCCCGCGGCGGGCCGGTCCTGAACGCGGTGGCGGCACCCGGCCGCCCCACGGCCGGGGCACACGGCAGGGAAGCCGTCCCCCTGGACCAGCCCGACGCCGCAGTTCCCCTGCTCGCCGGTTCCAAGGCGGCGAACCTCGCCCGCGCGGTCGGCGCCGGACTGCCGGTACTGCCCGGATTCGTCATAACGCATCCCGTCACCAACCCCGAGGCCCACGCTCCGGCCGGCGACCTGTCCGACATCCCGGCCGGCAGCTGGCCCGCGCTGCGCCACGCCTGGGACACGCTCTCCGACGGCGGTGAGCGCCCGCTCGTCGTCCGGTCGTCCTCACCCCAGGAGGACACCCAGGAGTCGTCCCTGGCGGGCCGGTTCGCGTCCGTGCTCGACGTACGCGGCTGGGCCGACTTCCGCACGGCGGTACGGACCGTGCTCGACTCGGCACACCGCCCCGACCAACCGCCCGCCCCGATGGCGGTGTTGGTCCAGCCGATGCTGACCGCGCGCGTGGGAGGGGTGGTGTTCGGCGCCGATCCCGTGGAGGGGCGTGCCGACCGGATGCTGGTGAGCGCGGTGCGCGGCGGCCCCGACAGTCTGGTCAGCGGGGAACAGGCCGGGACCAACTACTGGCTGAGCCTCCGGGGTCGCATGCTGCGCACGGAACCGGCTGACGCCGAACCGCTCCTCGGCGCCTTCGAACTCCGCCGGCTGGCCCGCCTCGCGCGGCGCGCCCGCGAGGTCTTCGACGGGCCGCAGGACATCGAGTTCGGGTTCGACGACCACGGACAGCTGTGGCTGTTCCAGAGCCGCCCGATCACCGCGATGGCCGCCCGGCCGCCGCACGGGGCCCGGCTGCTGGGCCCCGGGCCGGTCGCGGAGACCCTGCCGGATCAGCTGGAACCGCTGGAGGAGGACCTGTGGGTGGCCCCGATGGCCCGCGGGCTGGCTGCCGCACTCGACATCGGAGGTATGGCGCCCCGGCACCGACTGCGTGCCCTTCCGGTGGTCACGGCGGTCGGCGGACGGGCCGCCGCGGACCTGCGGCTGCTCGGCGCCGCCCCACCCCGGCACCGCTGGCTCGCGCTGCTCAACCCGGCGCCGGGCGGGCGCAGGCTCGCCGCCGCCTGGCGGACGGGGCGGCTGGCCTCGGCGCTGCCCGGGCTCGCCGTCGACCTCGTGGCGGACGTCGACCGCCGGCTGGCCGAGACCCCGCCGCCCGCCGACATCCCGTCGACCGGACTGGCGTCCACCCTGCGCTGGACGCGTACGACACTGGTCGCGCTGCACGCCCAGGAGGCGCTGGCCGGCGCGCTGCTGCACGAGAGCCCGGCGAACAGGGCCGGCAGCAGCCGTACGGCGGCCGGTGCCGCCCTCACCGCGCTGGCGGACGCCCGCGCTCAGGGGCTGCCCGACGAGCTCGCCGTGACCGCCGAGCCGGTGGTCCTGGCCCTGACGGCACCGAGCCTGCGGGGACGGATCCGACTTCCGGTGTCGGCGGCGCAGGAGGGCGGCCCGGACAGCACGGGCGGTTCCCCGCGCGCGGGGAACCGTCCCGCCCCAAACCCAGACCGGCGCGCGGCGACCGCCGTACGCCCGTTCCGGCATCCCGTCGGCAAGTCGGCCGCCACCGCCCCCATGCTCCCGCCTCGCGAGGCGCTGCGGCTTCGTGTCCGCTGGGTGCAGGAGTTGCAGGTGCGGCTCGTGCGGGAGGGGGCGCGCAGGCTGGTCGTGCGCGGGGGGCTGGACGACGGTGCACGGGTCGGGTTGCTGCGGTGGCCGGAGTTCATGACCGCGCTGGAGGGTGGGCCGCTGCCCCTGGACGTGCGGGAGAGGCAGCCGCTCCCCGTCTCCGCCCCGCTGCCGGATGCCTTCCGGGTCGCCGAGGACGGGACGGTGGTCGCCGAGCGGAGCGCCGACCCTACGGGCGGCGGCGGCCGGGGCGTGTCCGGCGGGCGGGCCGCCGGGACCGTCTGGGACGGCACCGGTACGCCACCGGCGGACGCGGTGCTCGTCGTCCGCACCCTTGATCCCGCCCTCGCCCCGCTGTTGCCCGGGCTCACCGGTCTGGTCGCGCAGACGGGCAGTCCGCTGTCCCATCTCGCCGTGCTGGCAAGGGAGTTCGGGCTGCCCGCGGTCGTCGGAGTGACGGACGCCGTGAGCCGGTTCCCGCCGGGCACGCGCCTCACGGTCGACGGCACCACCGGCGACGTACGCACCGGGGTCGAGACCGGAGCGGAGGCCGGACGATGA
- the pdxR gene encoding MocR-like pyridoxine biosynthesis transcription factor PdxR, which yields MAETWVNSAERIGADLHLEVELSGPGGRRAALIRTLRDAVRSGRLAPGTLLPPYRSLAADLGVARNTVADAYAELVAEGWLTARQGSGTRVAQRAEPTGAASRVPVKAPPRARGPRHDLRQGRPDASEFPRSAWLASYRRALQQAPNEAFGPGDPAGRVELREALTEYLARARGVRTEPARIVICSGFAHALRLLFGGTSGSGGADAVLRGPLAMEAYGLGFHRQLLAAAGVRTVPLPLDEDGARVGLLDRERAVLLTPAHQFPTGGPLHPERRAAVIDWARARGGLILEDDYDGEFRYDRRPVGALQGLDPERVIHLGSVSKSLSPALRLGWMVLPERYVEPVLAVKGEREGWASTLDQLALADFVGSGSYDRHVRRMRQRYRRRRDRLVAALAVHAPHVEVTGVAAGLHAVLRLPPGTERSAVKAAAWRGIALDGLAEFRHPEFHDPENDPAKGQGSIAPDGLVVGYAAPSEHAYGAALEALCQVLPLE from the coding sequence GTGGCAGAAACATGGGTCAATTCCGCCGAGCGCATCGGCGCCGACCTGCACCTGGAAGTGGAGCTGTCGGGGCCCGGCGGGCGGCGCGCCGCCCTGATCCGTACGCTGCGGGACGCCGTCCGCAGCGGCCGGCTCGCGCCCGGCACCCTGTTGCCGCCGTACCGTTCCCTCGCCGCGGATCTCGGCGTGGCCCGCAACACGGTGGCCGACGCGTACGCCGAACTCGTCGCCGAGGGCTGGCTGACCGCCCGCCAGGGGTCGGGCACCCGGGTCGCACAGCGTGCCGAACCGACAGGGGCGGCTTCCCGCGTCCCCGTAAAGGCACCCCCACGCGCGCGTGGGCCACGACACGACCTGCGTCAGGGCCGGCCGGACGCGTCGGAGTTCCCGCGTTCCGCCTGGCTGGCCTCGTACCGGCGGGCGCTCCAGCAGGCACCCAACGAGGCGTTCGGGCCCGGCGACCCGGCCGGCCGGGTCGAACTGCGGGAGGCGCTCACGGAGTACCTGGCACGCGCGCGTGGCGTACGTACCGAGCCCGCGCGCATCGTCATCTGCTCGGGCTTCGCACACGCCCTGCGGCTCCTCTTCGGCGGCACGAGCGGCAGCGGGGGTGCGGACGCGGTACTGCGCGGGCCGTTGGCCATGGAGGCGTACGGACTCGGCTTCCACCGGCAACTGCTGGCCGCGGCCGGGGTACGGACCGTGCCGCTGCCCCTCGACGAGGACGGTGCGCGGGTCGGTCTGCTCGACCGGGAGCGGGCCGTACTGCTCACGCCCGCACACCAGTTCCCGACCGGTGGCCCGCTGCATCCCGAACGCCGCGCGGCCGTGATCGACTGGGCACGCGCGCGTGGCGGGCTGATCCTGGAGGACGACTACGACGGGGAGTTCCGCTACGACCGCCGGCCCGTCGGCGCCCTGCAAGGACTGGACCCTGAGCGGGTGATCCACCTCGGCTCGGTCAGCAAGAGCCTGTCCCCCGCGCTGCGGCTGGGCTGGATGGTGCTTCCGGAGCGGTATGTGGAACCCGTTCTCGCGGTGAAGGGCGAGCGCGAGGGGTGGGCGAGCACGCTCGATCAGCTGGCGCTCGCGGACTTCGTCGGGTCCGGGTCGTACGACCGCCATGTGCGGCGGATGCGACAGCGATACAGGCGCCGTCGTGACCGGCTCGTCGCGGCGCTCGCCGTGCACGCACCGCATGTCGAGGTCACCGGTGTCGCGGCCGGGCTGCACGCGGTGCTACGGCTGCCGCCCGGGACGGAGAGGTCGGCGGTGAAGGCGGCCGCCTGGCGGGGAATCGCCCTCGACGGTCTCGCCGAGTTCCGGCATCCAGAGTTCCACGACCCGGAAAATGACCCGGCGAAGGGTCAGGGGTCGATCGCGCCCGACGGGCTCGTCGTGGGGTACGCGGCACCCTCCGAGCACGCGTACGGGGCAGCGCTGGAGGCCCTCTGCCAGGTACTTCCCCTGGAATGA
- a CDS encoding carboxymuconolactone decarboxylase family protein produces MTTNTSTVNPTTANLSGVTENPRLNLAKTAPKVFRALVGFDAAAREGLDPALVELIQIRASHLNHCAYCLHMHTNDARKAGESEDRLQLVAVWREARHFYTPREQAALALTEAVTLVADAGVPDDVYIEAAAHFDERELAQVLSLILTINTWNRVALATRKTPGTDER; encoded by the coding sequence ATGACGACGAACACGAGCACCGTGAACCCCACGACCGCCAACCTCTCGGGGGTCACCGAAAACCCCCGCCTGAACCTGGCGAAGACGGCCCCCAAGGTCTTCCGCGCCCTCGTCGGCTTCGACGCGGCGGCCCGCGAGGGCCTCGACCCGGCGCTGGTCGAACTGATCCAGATCCGCGCCTCGCACCTCAACCACTGCGCGTACTGCCTCCACATGCACACGAACGATGCGCGCAAGGCGGGCGAGAGCGAGGACCGGCTGCAACTGGTCGCGGTCTGGCGCGAGGCCCGCCACTTCTACACCCCGAGGGAACAGGCGGCGCTGGCCCTCACGGAGGCGGTCACCCTGGTCGCCGACGCCGGCGTCCCGGACGACGTGTACATCGAGGCCGCTGCCCACTTCGACGAGCGGGAACTGGCCCAGGTCCTGTCCCTGATCCTCACCATCAACACCTGGAACCGGGTGGCCCTGGCAACCCGCAAGACGCCGGGCACGGACGAGCGCTGA
- a CDS encoding glutamate synthase subunit beta — MGDPKGFLTTARQNWPRRPVEERVRDWDEVYVPGALLPIISKQAGRCMDCGVPFCHEACPLGNLIPDWNDLVSREDWRAASDRLHATNNFPEFTGRLCPAPCEAGCVLAINQPAVTIKNVEVAIADRAWSDGFAPPRPPDRLSGRTVAVIGSGPTGLAAAQQLTRAGHTVAVYEKDDRLGGLMRYGIPEFKMEKHHLERRVEQMRAEGTKFRTSTAVGRDVGAAELRSRYDAVVLAVGATAWRDLPLPGRELAGVHQAMEYLPLANRVCQGDLAVSPMSAAGKHVVIVGGGDTGADCLGTAVREGAASVTQLDIYAQPGAERDEDLDPWPTYPKVYRLSAAHEEARDLESAPAADADARLFAASTLHFSGDADGHVRELHLVEVDSARRPVPGSGRTIPADLVLLALGFSGPDREDGLIDQLGLALDPRGTIARDADFATNVPGVYAAGDAARGQSLIVWAIAEGRAVAAAVDRRLTGSTQLPAPIGPYDRPMTV, encoded by the coding sequence ATGGGCGATCCCAAGGGTTTTCTCACCACAGCACGCCAGAACTGGCCGCGCAGGCCCGTCGAGGAGCGGGTGCGCGACTGGGACGAGGTGTATGTCCCGGGGGCGCTGCTCCCCATCATCAGCAAGCAGGCCGGTCGTTGCATGGACTGCGGTGTCCCGTTCTGCCACGAGGCCTGTCCGCTGGGGAATCTGATCCCCGACTGGAACGACCTGGTCTCCCGGGAGGACTGGCGCGCGGCGAGCGACCGGCTGCACGCCACGAACAACTTCCCGGAGTTCACGGGGAGGTTGTGCCCGGCGCCGTGCGAGGCGGGCTGTGTGCTGGCCATCAACCAGCCCGCGGTCACCATCAAGAACGTCGAGGTGGCCATCGCCGACCGGGCCTGGTCGGACGGCTTCGCACCGCCGAGACCTCCGGACCGGCTGTCGGGGCGTACGGTCGCGGTGATCGGGTCGGGGCCCACCGGGCTCGCCGCGGCCCAGCAGTTGACGCGGGCCGGGCACACCGTCGCCGTGTACGAGAAGGACGACCGGCTCGGCGGGCTGATGCGGTACGGCATCCCCGAGTTCAAGATGGAGAAGCACCATCTGGAGCGGCGCGTCGAGCAGATGCGGGCCGAGGGAACCAAGTTCCGTACGTCGACCGCCGTCGGGCGGGATGTCGGGGCCGCCGAGCTGCGGTCGCGTTACGACGCTGTGGTGCTGGCCGTGGGGGCCACGGCGTGGCGTGATCTGCCGCTTCCCGGGCGGGAGTTGGCCGGTGTTCATCAGGCGATGGAGTATCTGCCGCTGGCCAACCGGGTGTGCCAGGGGGATCTGGCGGTCTCCCCGATGTCCGCCGCCGGGAAGCACGTCGTCATCGTCGGCGGCGGTGACACGGGGGCCGACTGTCTGGGCACCGCGGTGCGTGAAGGGGCCGCCTCCGTCACCCAGTTGGACATCTACGCCCAGCCCGGCGCGGAGCGCGACGAGGACCTGGATCCCTGGCCGACGTACCCGAAGGTCTACCGGCTGTCGGCCGCGCACGAGGAGGCCCGCGACCTGGAGTCGGCGCCCGCAGCGGACGCCGACGCGCGGCTCTTCGCGGCGTCCACGCTCCATTTCTCGGGCGACGCGGACGGGCATGTACGGGAGTTGCATCTGGTCGAGGTGGACTCGGCGCGCCGGCCGGTGCCCGGATCCGGGCGGACGATCCCCGCCGACCTCGTGCTGCTCGCCCTCGGTTTCTCCGGACCCGACCGGGAGGACGGTCTGATAGACCAGCTCGGGCTCGCCCTCGACCCGCGCGGCACGATCGCCCGCGACGCGGACTTCGCGACGAACGTGCCTGGCGTGTACGCGGCGGGGGACGCGGCCCGCGGGCAGTCCCTGATCGTGTGGGCGATCGCGGAGGGGCGGGCGGTCGCGGCGGCCGTGGACCGTCGGCTGACGGGCTCCACGCAGCTGCCGGCGCCCATAGGGCCGTACGACCGGCCGATGACCGTGTAG
- a CDS encoding anthrone oxygenase family protein, producing MIDGAYFVLVVLGVLGTGVVAGVFCGFSTFVMRGLAALPPAQGVAAMRAINVTALHPPFMLVFIGSTALCLVIVVVTFVVWPDEGALELLVGSALYLFGSFGLTMGANVPRNNALLKLEPETAEAAAYWPVYVREWTLWNHIRTVASGAASVLYVLAVA from the coding sequence ATGATCGATGGGGCGTACTTCGTACTCGTGGTGCTGGGTGTGCTCGGTACCGGGGTGGTAGCCGGGGTGTTCTGCGGGTTCTCGACCTTCGTGATGAGGGGCCTCGCCGCGCTGCCGCCCGCACAGGGGGTGGCCGCGATGCGAGCGATCAACGTCACCGCGTTGCACCCGCCCTTCATGCTCGTGTTCATCGGATCGACCGCCCTGTGTCTGGTGATCGTCGTGGTCACGTTCGTGGTGTGGCCGGACGAGGGTGCCTTGGAGCTGTTGGTGGGCAGCGCGCTGTATCTGTTCGGCTCGTTCGGGCTCACCATGGGCGCGAACGTGCCGCGCAACAACGCGCTGCTGAAGCTGGAGCCGGAGACGGCGGAAGCCGCCGCGTACTGGCCCGTCTACGTGCGCGAGTGGACCCTGTGGAACCACATACGCACGGTCGCCTCGGGGGCTGCCTCGGTGCTGTATGTCCTGGCCGTCGCCTGA
- a CDS encoding DUF2293 domain-containing protein: MTSRATPPLRAGLLVVQPLKRRHCAECRRGPLTLLVLDEGAPRCLDCADLGHLVFLPRGNTALTRRSREESGLSAVVVRFNRRQGRYERQGVLVEEAGLARAEERCLADAEARRRRRTRDARRRAAEDLRFTEAFAREIRRLFPGCPADRAAEIAAHAAVRGSGRVGRSAAGRALSEGAVISAVVASVRHVDTSYDQLLMSGVARNEARRRIAGAVEARLRGWGTVAEATAGADMRDGRAESA, from the coding sequence ATGACAAGCCGCGCAACTCCCCCGCTCCGCGCCGGACTTCTCGTCGTGCAGCCGCTCAAACGGCGGCACTGTGCCGAGTGCCGGCGGGGGCCGTTGACGTTGCTCGTGCTGGACGAGGGAGCGCCCCGGTGTCTCGACTGTGCCGATCTCGGGCATCTGGTGTTCCTGCCGAGGGGCAACACCGCGTTGACGCGCAGGTCGCGGGAGGAGAGCGGGCTGTCGGCGGTGGTCGTGCGGTTCAACCGGCGCCAGGGGCGCTACGAGCGACAGGGCGTTCTGGTCGAGGAGGCGGGGCTCGCCCGGGCCGAGGAGCGGTGCCTGGCGGATGCCGAGGCACGGCGACGGCGTCGGACGCGGGACGCGCGGCGGCGGGCCGCGGAGGATCTGCGGTTCACGGAGGCGTTCGCGCGGGAGATTCGCAGGCTGTTTCCGGGGTGCCCGGCGGACCGGGCGGCGGAGATCGCCGCGCACGCCGCGGTGCGGGGCAGTGGGCGGGTGGGGCGGAGCGCGGCGGGGCGGGCGTTGTCCGAGGGAGCGGTGATCTCGGCGGTCGTGGCGTCCGTACGGCATGTGGACACGTCGTACGACCAGTTGCTGATGAGCGGGGTCGCGCGGAACGAAGCCCGGCGGCGGATCGCCGGTGCCGTCGAGGCGAGGCTACGGGGATGGGGGACGGTAGCGGAAGCGACCGCGGGTGCGGACATGAGGGATGGCCGGGCCGAGTCGGCGTGA
- a CDS encoding uridine kinase: MGLVRLEPITWDRLGDLLAERVLDLKPDEGSPWPRIAFDGAPAARPGDLAERVAEALRIHGRPSLAVGTAGFLRPASLRLEYGHEDVEAYYDGWTDTGALWREVFGPLEPGGDGRVLPDLRDPLTDRSTRSPYVQLPPGGILLLHGPFLLRHWFPFDLTVHVLLSPAALRRRTRETEHWTLPAFERYESETDPATAADVLIRADDPRHPAWKG; the protein is encoded by the coding sequence ATGGGCCTTGTGCGACTGGAACCGATCACCTGGGACCGGCTCGGCGACCTCCTCGCCGAACGTGTGCTCGACCTGAAGCCGGACGAAGGCAGCCCCTGGCCGCGCATCGCCTTCGACGGAGCCCCGGCGGCCCGCCCGGGAGACCTCGCCGAACGCGTGGCCGAGGCGCTGCGCATACACGGCCGGCCCTCGCTAGCGGTCGGCACCGCCGGCTTCCTGCGCCCCGCCTCCCTCCGGCTGGAGTACGGCCACGAGGACGTGGAGGCCTACTACGACGGCTGGACCGACACCGGCGCCCTCTGGCGCGAGGTCTTCGGCCCCCTCGAACCCGGCGGTGACGGGCGCGTCCTGCCCGACCTCCGCGACCCGCTCACGGACCGCTCCACCCGCAGTCCCTACGTCCAACTCCCGCCCGGTGGCATCCTGTTGCTGCACGGCCCCTTCCTGCTGCGTCACTGGTTCCCGTTCGACCTGACCGTCCACGTCCTCCTCTCCCCGGCCGCCCTGCGCCGCCGTACCCGCGAGACCGAGCACTGGACGCTCCCCGCCTTCGAGCGCTACGAGAGCGAGACCGACCCCGCCACCGCCGCCGACGTCCTGATACGCGCGGACGACCCGCGGCACCCTGCGTGGAAAGGCTGA